A genome region from Camelina sativa cultivar DH55 chromosome 10, Cs, whole genome shotgun sequence includes the following:
- the LOC104717011 gene encoding probable diphthine methyl ester synthase → MLYIIGLGLGDEKDITLRGLEAVKKSQKVYMEAYTSLLSFGLSASGLSNLENFYGKQIILADREMVEEKAGDMIEEAIDNDIAFLVVGDPFGATTHSDLVVRAKTLGVKVEVVHNASVMNAVGVCGLQLYHYGETVSIPFFTETWRPDSFYEKIKKNRSLGLHTLCLLDIRVKEPTFESLCRGGNKQYEPPRYMTVNTAIEQLLEVEQKHGESVYGEDTECVGFARLGSEDQKIVAGTMKQLESVDFGAPLHCLVIVGKTHPVEEEMLEFYKY, encoded by the exons ATGTTGTATATTATAGGGTTAGGTTTAGGTGATGAGAAAGACATAACCTTGAGAGGACTCGAAGCTGTTAAGAAATCTCAGAAAGTATACATGGAAGCTTACACTTCTCTTTTGTCCTTTGGTCTCTCTGCTTCTGGTCTTTCCAATCTT GAAAACTTTTATGGGAAACAAATCATACTTGCTGATAGAGAAATGGTGGAAGAAAAGGCTGGTGATATGATTGAAGAAGCCATTGATAATGATATCGCTTTTCTCGTTGTTGGTGATCCTTTCGG AGCTACAACACATAGTGATCTTGTTGTACGAGCTAAGACACTTGGTGTAAAAGTAGAGGTAGTGCACAATGCATCTGTGATGAATGCTGTTGGGGTTTGTGGCCTGCAGCTTTACCATTATGGAGAGACTGTTTCAATCCCGTTCTTCACTGAGACTTGGAGACCTGATAGCTTTTAcgagaagatcaagaagaaccGTTCTCTTGGACTCCACACTCTCTGTCTACTAGATATCCGAGTGAAAGAGCCCACTTTTGAATCTCTTTGCAGAGGAGGGAACAAACAGTATGAACCACCCAGGTATATGACTGTTAATACAGCGATCGAGCAGCTTCTAGAAGTTGAGCAAAAGCATGGGGAATCTGTTTATGGTGAAGACACAGAGTGTGTGGGCTTTGCACGGCTTGGCTCTGAGGACCAGAAGATAGTTGCAGGGACTATGAAGCAACTAGAGAGTGTTGATTTTGGAGCGCCGTTGCATTGTCTTGTGATAGTAGGCAAGACTCATCCCgtggaagaagagatgttagagttttacaaatactaa
- the LOC104720028 gene encoding peroxidase 46-like has product MDYARNSLQTSNKRKQVLAVIVIINNRVCYLDETVLANSKGSGAHTIGASHCNAFNGRFKRDSKGSFELIDASLDKSYAETLMNKCSSSESSSLTVSNDPETSSTFDNQYYRNLETHKGLFQTDSALMEDDRTRKMVEALASDEESFFQRWSESFVKLSMVGVRVGEDGEIRRTCSSVN; this is encoded by the exons ATGGATTATGCTCGAAAT TCCTTGCAAACATCAAATAAGCGCAAGCAGGTGCTTGCGGTTATCGTGATAATAAATAATCGTGTGTGTTACCTGGACGAAACAGTCCTTGCAAACTCAAAAGGTTCAGGAGCACACACGATTGGGGCGTCGCATTGCAACGCATTCAATGGAAGATTTAAACGAGACTCAAAAGGGAGTTTCGAGCTAATCGACGCGTCTCTCGACAAGTCATACGCAGAGACACTAATGAACAAATGTTCGTCCTCAGAATCGTCGTCACTGACGGTGAGCAACGATCCAGAGACATCTTCGACATTCGATAATCAGTACTATAGGAATCTGGAGACGCACAAGGGTTTGTTCCAAACGGATTCTGCGCTGATGGAGGATGATCGAACGAGGAAGATGGTGGAGGCACTGGCGAGTGATGAGGAAAGCTTTTTTCAGAGATGGAGTGAGTCGTTTGTGAAGCTGAGTATGGTTGGTGTGAGAGTTGGTGAAGATGGTGAGATTAGACGTACATGTTCTTCCGTTAATTAG
- the LOC104720027 gene encoding lariat debranching enzyme-like translates to MEDDTELVVWNPCTRQIRNIKPINVNDMHKNYAFGYKNYAFGYGKTTSFELRIYEFNSNSRRTVNVMGHRWFLYSRGHFERPPYNESTIKSVYHVREYDVQKLMQLEEPLDIFLSHDWPVGITDYGDSEALMRQKPYFRQEIEERTLGSKPAALLLEKLKPRYWFSAHLHCKFAAAVQHGNDASVTKFLALDKCVPGKKFLQIIEIESDPGPFEILYDEEWLAITRKFNSIFPLTKRYLNFSAAGMDIQESREWVRKKLEERHFKPFEFARTVPSQRIFDPIPEIPQNPQTLSLLELLGLPYLLDSSPVTGERTDIPASLAPSDLPTYDSEEIPIDDIDEIEEMEKAKEDET, encoded by the exons ATGGAGGATGACACTGAACTTGTAGTTTGGAATCCTTGCACAAGACAAATCAGGAATATCAAACCGATAAATGTTAATGATATGCACAAGAACTATGCGTTCGGTTACAAGAACTATGCGTTTGGTTACGGAAAAACTACATCAT TTGAGTTGAGAATCTATGAGTTCAACTCAAATTCACGGAGGACTGTTAATGTCATGGGACATCGTTGGTTTCTATACTCTCGTG GACACTTTGAGCGGCCACCATATAATGAGAGCACCATCAAATCGGTCTATCATGTTCGTGAGTATGATGTCCAGAAGTTGATGCAACTTGAAGAGCCGCTTGATATATTTCTCTCACATGATTGGCCTGTTGGAATTACTGATTATGGAGACTCTGAAGCACTTATGCGGCAAAAACCATACTTCCGTCAAGAG ATCGAGGAGAGAACTCTTGGAAGTAAACCAGCGGCTCTACTGCTGGAAAAACTGAAGCCTCGGTATTGGTTTTCAGCTCACTTACACTGCAAATTTGCTGCTGCTGTTCAACACGGGAACGATGCCTCAGTGACAAAGTTTCTGGCCCTTGATAAATGCGTACCAGGGAAAAAGTTTTTACAG ATTATTGAAATCGAATCAGATCCTGGACCTTTTGAGATCCTATACGACGAAGAGTGGCTAGCAATAACACGAAAGTTCAATTCCATTTTCCCGCTAACAAAGAGATACCTAAACTTCAG CGCTGCTGGAATGGATATACAAGAGAGCCGTGAATGGGTGAGGAAGAAGTTAGAAGAAAGGCATTTTAAACCTTTTGAGTTTGCAAGGACAGTCCCATCACAACGTATCTTTGATCCCATACCTG AGATCCCACAGAATCCCCAAACGCTGTCTTTGTTAGAGCTCCTTGGTCTCCCATATCTCCTTGATTCATCACCAGTAACAGGGGAAAGAACCGATATCCCTGCTTCACTGGCTCCATCAG ATCTTCCGACATATGATAGCGAAGAAATCCCAATTGATGACATTGATGAAATAGAAGAGATGGAGAAAGCAAAAGAGGATGAGACATGA
- the LOC104717014 gene encoding probable protein phosphatase 2C 59: MGYLNSVLSSSSQVHADDGSVSGGGLSQNGKFSYGYASSPGKRSSMEDFYETRIDGVDGEIVGLFGVFDGHGGARAAEYVKQNLFSNLIRHPKFISDTTAAIADAYNQTDSEFLKSENSQNRDAGSTASTAILVGDRLLVANVGDSRAVICRGGNAIAVSRDHKPDQSDERQRIEDAGGFVMWAGTWRVGGVLAVSRAFGDRLLKQYVVADPEIQEEKVDSSLEFLILASDGLWDVVSNEEAVGMIKTIEDPEEGAERLMMEAYQRGSADNITCVVVRFFSDQAGGIGSSSNSVPVDHGIIPDSST, from the exons ATGGGATATCTCAATTCTGTATTGTCATCTTCGAGCCAGGTTCACGCTGACGATGGATCTGTTAGCGGCGGCGGACTCAG tcAAAACGGGAAGTTCAGCTATGGATATGCAAGCTCTCCTGGTAAAAGATCTTCAATGGAGGACTTCTATGAGACTAGAATCGATGGCGTTGATGGCGAAATAGTTGGTCTCTTTGGTGTCTTTGACG GTCATGGAGGTGCACGTGCAGCTGAATATGTGAAGCAAAATCTGTTCAGTAACCTGATCAGGCATCCAAAGTTCATCTCTGATACCACAGCAGCTATAG CTGATGCATACAACCAAACAGACTCAGAGTTTCTTAAATCAGAAAATAGTCAGAACAGAGATGCTGGTTCAACAGCGTCAACAGCCATCTTAGTTGGTGACCGTTTACTTGTTGCAAATGTAGGGGACTCTAGAGCTGTTATATGCAGAGGTGGCAATG CTATTGCTGTATCCCGAGATCACAAGCCTGATCAAAGTGACGAGCGCCAAAGAATTGAGGATGCAGGAGGATTTGTCATGTGGGCTG GAACATGGAGAGTTGGTGGAGTTCTTGCTGTTTCTCGTGCATTTGGCGATAggttgctgaagcagtatgttgtTGCTGATCCGGAGATACAG GAGGAAAAAGTTGATAGCTCTCTCGAGTTTCTCATTCTTGCAAGTGATGGTCTCTGGGACGTCGTATCTAACGAG GAAGCCGTAGGTATGATCAAGACGATAGAAGATCCCGAGGAAGGTGCAGAGAGACTGATGATGGAAGCTTACCAAAGAGGAAGTGCAGACAACATAACTTGTGTCGTCGTACGTTTCTTTTCAGACCAAGCAGGAGGAATAGGTTCCAGCAGCAACAGTGTCCCAGTCGATCATGGTATCATTCCGGACTCATCAACCTAG
- the LOC104717012 gene encoding monogalactosyldiacylglycerol synthase 1, chloroplastic: MQNPSTVTSDSAAPVFDFFPRLRGLASVNRSPCSNSDGYALSSSNALYFNGFRTLPTRRTGKTLASLSLNTKSSAGSSLRRFISEFNSFIRFHCDKVVPETFASVGGVGLSSDENGGVRVDASNEVLGEEGLPLNGVEADRPKKVLILMSDTGGGHRASAEAIKAAFNQEFGDEYQVFITDLWTDHTPWPFNQLPRSYNFLVKHGTLWKMTYYGTAPRVIHQSNFAATSTFIAREIAQGLMKYQPDIIISVHPLMQHVPLRVLRSKGLLKKIVFTTVITDLSTCHPTWFHKLVTRCYCPSTEVAKRAQKAGLETSQIKVYGLPVRPSFVKPVRPKVELRRELGMDENLPAVLLMGGGEGMGPIEATARALADALYDESLGEAVGQVLVICGRNKKLQSKLSSLDWKIPVQVKGFITKMEECMGACDCIITKAGPGTIAEAMIRGLPIILNGYIAGQEAGNVPYVVENGCGKFSKSPKEISEIVADWFGPASKELEIMSQNALRLARPEAVFKIVHDMHELVRQKNCLPQLSCTA; this comes from the exons ATGCAAAACCCTTCAACGGTAACCAGTGATTCAGCAGCTCCGGTCTTTGATTTCTTCCCACGGCTGAGAGGTTTAGCCTCTGTTAATCGATCTCCGTGTTCCAATTCAGATGGGTACGCTCTCTCGTCGTCCAATGCCTTGTACTTCAATGGCTTCAGGACTTTACCAACCCGAAGGACGGGGAAAACCCTAGCTTCCCTTAGCTTGAACACTAAGAGCAGTGCCGGTTCGAGCCTGCGTAGGTTTATCAGCGAATTCAATAGCTTTATTAGGTTTCACTGCGATAAGGTCGTCCCGGAGACCTTTGCCTCTGTTGGAGGAGTTGGGTTGTCGAGCGATGAGAATGGTGGGGTTAGGGTAGATGCGAGTAATGAGGTTTTGGGTGAGGAGGGCTTGCCGTTGAATGGTGTTGAAGCTGATCGGCCgaagaaagttttgattttgatgagtgATACTGGTGGTGGTCACAGAGCTTCTGCTGAAGCCATTAAAGCTGCTTTTAATCAGGAGTTTGGTGATGAGTACCAG GTGTTTATTACGGATTTGTGGACAGATCATACGCCCTGGCCGTTCAACCAGCTTCCCCGGAGCTATAATTTTCTGGTGAAACATGGAACTCTGTGGAAAATGACTTATTATGGTACAGCTCCACGCGTTATTCATCAATCTAATTTTGCAGCAACTTCGACTTTTATTGCCAG GGAAATCGCCCAAGGGCTAATGAAATATCAACCGGACATTATAATCAGTGTTCATCCGTTGATGCAACATGTCCCACTTCGTGTCCTAAGATCAAAAGGCTTGCTTAAGAAAATCGTCTTCACCACAGTTATTACAGACTTAAGCACTTGCCATCCCACATG GTTTCATAAGCTTGTGACAAGATGTTATTGCCCATCAACAGAAGTGGCAAAAAGGGCGCAAAAGGCAGGACTTGAAACATCACAAATCAAAGTTTACGGCCTTCCTGTTCGACCTTCCTTTGTAAAACCAGTTCGCCCAAAG GTTGAACTAAGAAGGGAGCTAGGAATGGATGAGAATCTTCCAGCTGTATTGTTAATGGGCGGAGGAGAAGGGATGGGTCCCATCGAGGCAACAGCAAGAGCACTTGCAGATGCTTTGTATGACGAGAGCCTTGGTGAAGCAGTAGGTCAGGTTCTTGTAATCTGTGGACGGAACAAGAAACTCCAAAGCAAATTAAGTTCCTTAGACTGGAAAATCCCAGTCCAG GTGAAGGGGTTTATAACGAAAATGGAGGAATGTATGGGTGCCTGTGACTGCATCATAACCAAG GCTGGTCCAGGCACTATAGCTGAAGCTATGATAAGAGGGCTACCGATAATCTTAAACGGTTACATAGCTGGTCAA GAGGCAGGGAATGTACCGTACGTGGTGGAGAACGGATGTGGGAAATTCTCAAAATCACCAAAAGAGATATCAGAGATCGTAGCAGATTGGTTTGGACCGGCATCAAAAGAGTTGGAGATAATGTCACAGAATGCGTTGAGGCTGGCTAGACCAGAAGCAGTGTTCAAGATAGTGCACGATATGCACGAGCTAGTCCGACAAAAGAATTGTCTACCTCAGCTCTCTTGCACtgcctaa
- the LOC104717013 gene encoding SEC1 family transport protein SLY1-like, translating into MALNLRHKQMECVIRMLNLNQPLNPNEECYKALIYDGFGEKIIAPLMQVKDLLKQGGVTLPLRIDKKVRSPVPDAAAVYFIQPSPSNIDKIIADASRSLYHTYHLNFSSRIPRPLLENLASGTLKNSGSVARFASVHDQYLEFVTLEDNMFSLAQDSVYLQLNDPSAGDREIEEIIEKVSNGLFCVLTTLGVVPVIRCPRGGPAEMVASSLDQKLRDQLQSKNNLFTEGGGGGFMSSFQRPLLCIFDRNFELSVGIQHDFRYRPLVHDVLGLKLNRLKLPGEKKEAFVDSSDPFWSANGSLEFPEVALEIETQLNKYKKDVEEVNRRTGGGARGIAEFDGTDLIGNTKHLMNAVNSLPVLTERKQVIDKHTNIATALLGEMVIAITIRVSKSGSNGNSYVKGPFKEAIVFMIGGGNYIEYSSLQELWHRQEMAKNIIYGATEILTGTELVEQLAVLGQKMGLR; encoded by the exons ATGGCTCTCAATCTCCGCCACAAACAGATGg AATGTGTAATCCGGATGCTGAACCTAAACCAACCTCTGAATCCAAACGAGGAATGTTACAAAGCCCTGATCTACGACGGTTTCGGTGAGAAGATCATCGCTCCACTGATGCAAGTGAAAGATCTTCTTAAACAAGGCGGCGTTACACTTCCCTTGCGCATCGATAAAAAAGTACGATCACCTGTTCCTGATGCAGCAGCCGTCTACTTTATCCAACCATCTCCGTCCAATATCGATAAAATCATCGCTGATGCTTCCAGATCTCTCTACCATACCTATCACCTCAATTTCTCGTCTCGTATCCCTCGTCCTCTCCTCGAGAATCTAGCTTCGGGGACTCTGAAGAACTCAGGTTCCGTTGCGAGATTCGCGTCGGTGCATGATCAGTATCTGGAGTTTGTGACTTTGGAAGATAACATGTTTTCGCTTGCTCAGGACTCTGTTTATCTTCAGTTGAATGATCCATCAGCTGGAGATAGAGAGATCGAGGAGATTATTGAAAAGGTCTCTAATGGGTTATTCTGTGTATTGACAACGCTTGGTGTGGTTCCTGTGATACGATGTCCTCGTGGTGGACCAGCGGAGATGGTTGCTTCTTCGTTGGATCAGAAACTTAGGGATCAGCTTCAGTCCAAGAACAATCTGTTTACCGAAGGTGGTGGAGGCGGTTTCATGAGTTCGTTTCAGCGGCCTTTGTTGTGTATTTTCGATAGGAACTTTGAACTCTCTGTTGGGATACAGCATGACTTCAGATACAGGCCTCTTGTTCATGATGTTTTGGGTCTAAAGCTCAACAGATTGAAATTGCCAGGGGAAAAGAAGGAAGCGTTTGTAGACAGTTCAGATCCGTTCTGGTCAGCAAATGGTTCTTTAGAGTTTCCTGAAGTCGCTTTGGAGATTGAAACTCAGCTGAACAAGTATAAGAAAGACGTGGAAGAGGTTAATAGGAGAACCGGAGGTGGTGCGAGGGGTATTGCAGAGTTTGATGGGACTGATTTGATTGGGAACACTAAGCATCTGATGAATGCTGTGAACTCACTTCCTGTGTTGACTGAGAGGAAGCAGGTGATTGACAAGCACACTAACATCGCCACTGCGCTCCTAGGAGAGATGGTAATAGCTATTACCATTAGAGTTTCGAAGTCAGGATCTAATGGTAATAGCTATGTGAAGGGGCCTTTCAAAGAAGCCATTGTTTTCATGATTGGTGGAGGTAACTACATAGAGTATAGCAGTTTGCAGGAGCTCTGGCACCGACAGGAGATGGCTAAGAACATTATATACGGAGCCACAGAGATCCTTACTGGAACTGAGCTTGTTGAGCAGCTCGCGGTGTTGGGACAGAAGATGGGACTGAGATAG